AAACATCGCGGTTGCGTGCGACGCTACCTTCCGCCGCTGCCGGTGCGCCTCATCCACGATTGCCCGCAGCTCATCCAGGGTGAACGTCGGCACGTCTTTCAGGACATTCCCCTCCAGGTAGTAGGAGCGGTCGCTATAGACCTTGATCCAGTCCGCCCCGTGCGATATCTGCTCCCGCACCGCCTTGCGGCAGTCGTCCGCCCCATCGCAGAACTGCACTCCGTGCGGCACCTGGATTTCCCAGTTGTATCCCTGCAGCGGATACGCCCCGGTCACATTCAGCGCCCGCGTCACCACCTGCATCCGCGGACCGGGCACGATGCCGTTGTTGATCGCCTTCTTGATATCCACGTCGGAATATCCCGCGCCCTCAGTCTCCAGGTCGCGCAACGTGGTGAACCCGTAATTCAGCGCATTGCCCGCCGTTGCCGCTCCCACGATCGCCCGGTACGGGTTCGACTGCTTCAGCAACTGCACGTCGTAATCTTCCGCCGTGATGTCTCCCTGCAACAGCACGTGCGTGTGCGTATCAATCAGCCCCGGCAGGCACGTCATTTGCGACAAGTCAATTGTCTCTGCGCCCTCCGAGTCTTTTCCGAACACCGGAATTCCGCTAGAGCCTGATTCCCCAGTGCCTAGTCCGATCTGGTCGATCTTGTTGCCCTTAATTAGGATCGGCACATTTCGCCGAACCTGACCGCTCTTCACATCGAGCAGCGCGCCGCACCGCAGCACCGTCGTCGACCGTCGACCGTCGACCGCCGACGGTTTCGCCTGCGCAAACGGCTTCTTCGGCCCGCACGCCAGCAGCATCCCCACCAGAATGATTGCAACCGCTGTGTACCTGTGCCTCATGTTTCCTCCCATTCTTATTACGCCTGTCATCCTGAGCGAGAGCGAACGCCCGAGTCGAAGGATCCCTGCATTGCCAGTATCACCCGAGCCATGACGCTTCCTCACGCAACTGCCGGCAATCGGCAATCGACAATCGGCAATCGGCAATGCTTTTGTCTCCTCTATTTCGCCGTGCATTCTACCTGACTGGTCACCAGCCACTAACCACTACCCCCTCTTCTGTGGAAATCTCCCGCAAATCCGGTCCCAAGTCGCCCCCCGCGCGCCTCGCTGGATGCACTCCCAATGCACCACTTTTCGGTCTTGTTCTCGCCCCCAAAACGCCCTAAATTCCACTTACCGCACTTCGTCCAGCCAGGGCCCCCAGCCGGCAAAGCACCGTCCCGTGAGTCAAGTTTCATTTCACTCCCGGTTTGGGCCAGATTGGAATAAAAACTACAATATATGGTGCTGTGATCTTGACAGGCACAACATACAGGCGTACTGTGGCATCCCACAAAGGGTCCGAGAGGCAGGAAAACCCCCTCCCGGACTCGGCATTAAACGGCGGCCCAGGTGACCTTGAGACGCTGTTTTGGGCCTGGTAAATAGGGAACCGAAAACTGAAGACTGAGAACCGATAACGGGACCGCGCGCGAAGGAGAACCCCATGGCTGACGTCACCGAAAAAACCACCACCACAACCACCACCGCCACCGGCACGACCCCCAAGACCAGGAAAGCCCCGGGCCTCTCTTTCCGCCGCTATTTTACTCAGCCCGACATATCGCCCTACGACGCTCTGGAATGGGAACTCCGCACCGCGCAGATCACCGACGCCGAGGGCAATATCATTTTCGAGCAGAAGGACGTCGAGGTCCCCAAGGACTGGTCCATGACCGCCACCAACATCGCGGCCAGCAAGTACCTGCACGGCTGTCTCGGGACCAGCGAGCGTGAAACCGGTGTCCGCCAGCTCGTTTCCCGCGTCGCCGAAACCATCCGCGACTGGGGCACCGCCGGCGGTTATTTCCGCTCCAACGAAGACGCCGCCGTCTTCCATGACGAGCTTTGCCACATCCTGCTTCGCCAGATGGCCGCGTTCAACTCGCCCGTCTGGTTCAACGTCGGTTGCGATCGCATCGAGCCCAGCGCTGACGGCTCCAACTGGCACTGGAACCCGCTCACCCAAAACGTCGAATTCGCGCCCTCCGGCTACCGCAACCCGCAGTGCTCCGCCTGCTTCATCAACTCGGTGAAGGATTCGATGGACTCCATCATGAACCTGGCCAAAACCGAGGCCATGCTCTTCAAGTGGGGCTCCGGCACCGGCACCAACCTGAGTCCGCTGCGGGCATCTCATGAAACCTTGTCCGGCGGCGGCACTGCCAGCGGTCCGCTCAGCTTCATGCGCGGCTTCGACGCCTTCGCCGGCGTCATCAAATCCGGCGGCAAGACCCGCCGCGCTGCCAAGATGGTCATCCTCAACATCGACCATCCCGACGTCCCCGCCTTCATTGATTGCAAGATGACGGAAGAGAAAAAGGCCCACGCGCTCATCCGCGAAGGCTACGACGGTTCGAACCCGGATTCGTCCGCCTACTCCTCCATCTTTTTCCAGAACGCCAACAACTCCGTCCGCGTCACCGACGAATTCATGCTCGCCGTCGAGCGCGACGCCGACTTCACCACCCACAACGTCCAGGACTCCTCGCCGCACAAAACCTACAAGGCGCGCGATCTCCTGCGCAAGATTGCGGAAGCCACCTGGCACTGCGGCGATCCCGGCATGCAGTTCGACACCACCGTCAACCGCTGGCACACCTCCAAGAACACCGCCCGCATCAACGCCAGCAATCCCTGCAGCGAGTACATGTTCCTCGACGACTCCGCCTGCAACCTGTCCTCGCTCAATCTCATGAAGTTCGCCCCCAACGGCACCTTCGACATCGAAGCCTACCGCTACGCCGTCGACATCATGATCACCGCCCAGGAAATCCTCGTCGATTTCTCCGGCTACCCGACTGAATCCATCGCGCGCAATTCGCACGACTACCGCCCGCTTGGGCTCGGCTACGCCAATCTCGGCGCGCTGCTCATGGCCTCCGGCCTGCCCTACGACTCCGAAGCCGGACGCGACTACGCCGCCTGCGTCACCGCCATCATGTGCGGCGAAGCCTACCTCCAGTCCGCCCGCATCGCCGAATTCTGCCCGTCACTCGACCCGGCTGCGGAGAAAACAAAAGCCGCTCTTGCCGTCGACCGTCGACCGTCGACCGTCGACGGTGGCGCCTGTCCCGGCTTCTACCTCAACCGCGAAGCCTTCCTCGACGTCATCCGCATGCACCGCGCCTCCGTCAACAGCATTGGTTCATCTTCCTCTGTGTCCCCTGTGGCTAAGTCCCTGGTCGACGCCAGCAAGCAATGCTGGGACGAAGCGCTCTCCCACGGCGAAAAGTTCGGCTACCGCAACTCCCAGGTCACGGTTTTAGCCCCGACCGGCACGATCGGCTTCCTCATGGATTGCGATACCACGGGCATTGAGCCCGACCTGGCGCTGGTGAAGTTCAAAAAGCTGGTGGGCGGCGGACTGATCAAGATCGTGAACAACACCGTCCCGGCGGCGCTGTTCAAGCTCGGCTACGCGCCCGAGCAGGTCAGCGCCATCGTCAGCTACATTGACGCCACCGGCACCATCGAAGGCGCGCCCCACATCAAGGACGAGCACCTGGCAGTCTTCGATTGCAGCTTCAAGCCCTCCAAGGGCACCCGCTCCATCCACTACATGGGACACCTGCGCATGATGGCCGCCACTCAGCCGTTCATCTCCGGCGCCATCAGCAAGACCGTCAACCTGCCCGAAGCCGCCACCGTGGATGAGATCGCCGAAGTCTACATCCAGGCCTGGAAGCTCGGCCTCAAAGCGGTCGCCATCTATCGCGACGGTTGCAAGAAGTCGCAGCCCATGGTGGTCAAAGGTGATAAGGAAGATGGAACGCGTTCGCCTTCGAATGCGATTAACGACGCGCGTTTGCCCTCCAGCGCGACCAGCAACGCACCCTCCCCCGAGCACCCAATTGACGAGCGCGATGCCGACGGACCTCCGCTGGCCCACCGCCATCGCCTGCAACTGGAGCGCGCTTCGTTAACTCACAAGTTCAACATCGGCGGACACGAGGGCTACATCACCGTCGGCGTTTACCCCAGCGGCCAGCCGGGCGAGATCTTCATCACCATGGCGAAGGAAGGCTCCACCGTCAGCGGCCTGATGGATTCCTTTGCTCTGGCCATTTCCATGGCGCTGCAGCACGGCGTCCCGCTCAAGCTGCTGTGCGAAAAGTTCAAGCACACCCGCTTCGA
This is a stretch of genomic DNA from Terriglobia bacterium. It encodes these proteins:
- a CDS encoding amidohydrolase family protein, encoding MRHRYTAVAIILVGMLLACGPKKPFAQAKPSAVDGRRSTTVLRCGALLDVKSGQVRRNVPILIKGNKIDQIGLGTGESGSSGIPVFGKDSEGAETIDLSQMTCLPGLIDTHTHVLLQGDITAEDYDVQLLKQSNPYRAIVGAATAGNALNYGFTTLRDLETEGAGYSDVDIKKAINNGIVPGPRMQVVTRALNVTGAYPLQGYNWEIQVPHGVQFCDGADDCRKAVREQISHGADWIKVYSDRSYYLEGNVLKDVPTFTLDELRAIVDEAHRQRRKVASHATAMFGVHNSVEAGVDSIEHGDYIAPDDMKTMVAKGIWFVPTLFVGEYVAEGRAKAGAPVWLDMIKVSEDTFRRALQAGVKIAFGSDAGGFDWNINPAKEFGLRVKYGQTPAQAIRSATVDAAALMGMPDVGTIEPGKLADIVAVPGDPTSDITLLEKVQFVMKDGVVVKQSGDRVIR
- a CDS encoding vitamin B12-dependent ribonucleotide reductase, with the protein product MADVTEKTTTTTTTATGTTPKTRKAPGLSFRRYFTQPDISPYDALEWELRTAQITDAEGNIIFEQKDVEVPKDWSMTATNIAASKYLHGCLGTSERETGVRQLVSRVAETIRDWGTAGGYFRSNEDAAVFHDELCHILLRQMAAFNSPVWFNVGCDRIEPSADGSNWHWNPLTQNVEFAPSGYRNPQCSACFINSVKDSMDSIMNLAKTEAMLFKWGSGTGTNLSPLRASHETLSGGGTASGPLSFMRGFDAFAGVIKSGGKTRRAAKMVILNIDHPDVPAFIDCKMTEEKKAHALIREGYDGSNPDSSAYSSIFFQNANNSVRVTDEFMLAVERDADFTTHNVQDSSPHKTYKARDLLRKIAEATWHCGDPGMQFDTTVNRWHTSKNTARINASNPCSEYMFLDDSACNLSSLNLMKFAPNGTFDIEAYRYAVDIMITAQEILVDFSGYPTESIARNSHDYRPLGLGYANLGALLMASGLPYDSEAGRDYAACVTAIMCGEAYLQSARIAEFCPSLDPAAEKTKAALAVDRRPSTVDGGACPGFYLNREAFLDVIRMHRASVNSIGSSSSVSPVAKSLVDASKQCWDEALSHGEKFGYRNSQVTVLAPTGTIGFLMDCDTTGIEPDLALVKFKKLVGGGLIKIVNNTVPAALFKLGYAPEQVSAIVSYIDATGTIEGAPHIKDEHLAVFDCSFKPSKGTRSIHYMGHLRMMAATQPFISGAISKTVNLPEAATVDEIAEVYIQAWKLGLKAVAIYRDGCKKSQPMVVKGDKEDGTRSPSNAINDARLPSSATSNAPSPEHPIDERDADGPPLAHRHRLQLERASLTHKFNIGGHEGYITVGVYPSGQPGEIFITMAKEGSTVSGLMDSFALAISMALQHGVPLKLLCEKFKHTRFEPSGWTGNENIGYATSVMDYIFRWLEQKFVTGQQQLLFPGMRASAHDQPALPENGVSGVAQASASSSTVDRRPSTVSAHPADLLSELVDIGDAPTCSFCGSIMTRNGSCFRCQSCGSTSGCS